In Triticum urartu cultivar G1812 chromosome 6, Tu2.1, whole genome shotgun sequence, the following proteins share a genomic window:
- the LOC125514984 gene encoding death-inducer obliterator 1-like, with protein sequence MELSKQGQEPMSASMGSQALPSSNIQPAQSGYPAAFYPPLSAGWGAQPMFSTGASVPVSSYYIVPMSQQAAQVGVSRPETSHPLGVQSVSRVSLRPPQQVLNIQTSLPAVTGSQLSPSVAGKKSVASPKVQMMKSALSAKRPAQKELPSKAQPQQFESVRSKFRESLSAALVMDSDQQDKKQSAQNLQSDGSADQKKVEGDEVKDTVMTTSKDASTTNSEADNADVAKKCEGDEKLGCGIASDMITSTNDDSDTQQQLKHLPSEDEVLDQSMVVTDELLQGHGLCWVSDFPAGMAEPVTQPNLKRDRASDIEPGVTGNLTESESKRIKSTDEAATDKGSMIQKAESLAFRIEEELFKLFGGVNKKYKERGRSLLFNLKDKGNPELRSRVISGELAPDRLCSMTAEELASKELSEWRLAKAEEHEKMVVLPNTEVDVRRLVRKTHKGEFQVEIEETDGISVEVELGGNVLSHVPSKAVESETKTNDETSTDDKTGVEVKDKGSDGMSQDEDGGTGDNDSSGNVEYIENEKADLIDELMVDDLKDAENLPPIPSLDEFMLGLDSEPPFENLSVGTPQKDLSDSDEPSSTLDSEKLPETEDKQSAQKKARSESDVPALQGKSESKSESPKQKSESPKQKVGSELVPDVPRDGEKIKSSPEKVESKEPAAASANMSNPVSTVNHKTTAVPMIRESIWEGAIQLTLSSLTNVVAIFKSGEKPSGKEWSSLIEIKGRVKLSAFQDFLEQLPKSRSRAIMVTELCWKECSSESGRQQLSQTIDSYIADERVGLAEPADGLELYLCPPQGKTVEILSQHLPKEHLGGLAVAETSIIGIVVWRRPSVPRVSSHQRHDGSKRQSAPRKPQVTGSTSAHRPSAPQNSHGVPPGFPNQQHHQHQEEDVTDDDVPPGFGPGVVARRDEDDLPEFNFVNPAANVTTHAFKGQRHVAPTSARPVEQMRELVQKYGKRSSVESRPWADDDDDDIPEWNPIQQSRQPLSFTPTPQQPLPPPPPLPPMQQIHHAYQQYNPNAMQPLLPQVAMQYSLSSQQQLPLVQQQLQPSQPWQQQQPSAWWPATAQQGGSAAAGSAVPAPQYGGVIMPNGSSAQAGNLGGAPWGPR encoded by the exons atggaGTTATCAAAGCAGGGCCAGGAACCCATGTCAGCTAGCATGGGATCTCAAGCACTCCCCTCTTCAAATATCCAACCTGCTCAGTCTGGATATCCCGCTGCGTTCTATCCACCCCTATCTGCTGGCTGGGGTGCACAGCCAATGTTCTCTACGGGAGCTTCGGTACCTGTCAGTTCATATTATATTGTCCCTATGAGTCAACAAGCTGCCCAAGTTGGTGTTTCCAGGCCAGAGACTTCACATCCTTTGGGGGTGCAATCTGTAAGCAGAGTATCACTGAGGCCGCCCCAGCAGGTGCTGAATATTCAAACATCTTTGCCAGCAGTAACTGGATCACAGCTGTCGCCATCTGTTGCCGGAAAGAAAAGTGTTGCTTCTCCAAAGGTCCAGATGATGAAATCTGCATTATCTGCCAAGCGTCCTGCACAGAAAGAGCTACCATCAAAGGCTCAGCCTCAGCAGTTTGAATCCGTGAGATCAAAGTTCAGGGAGTCACTTTCTGCTGCACTCGTCATGGATTCTGACCAGCAGGATAAGAAACAATCTGCTCAGAACCTGCAGTCTGATGGGTCAGCAGACCAGAAGAAGGTGGAGGGAGATGAAGTGAAGGATACAGTGATGACCACATCCAAGGATGCGAGTACAACAAATTCAGAGGCAGACAATGCTGATGTTGCTAAGAAATGCGAGGGAGATGAGAAGTTAGGCTGTGGCATAGCATCAGACATGATCACAAGCACAAATGATGACAGTGACACACAACAACAACTAAAGCACCTTCCTTCAGAAGATGAAGTATTAGACCAAAGTATGGTTGTCACAGATGAACTCTTGCAAGGTCATGGCCTTTGTTGGGTTTCTGATTTTCCTGCTGGGATGGCTGAACCTGTGACACAACCTAATTTGAAGAGGGACAGGGCTTCTGATATTGAGCCTGGGGTTACAGGCAATTTGACAGAGTCTGAATCAAAAAGAATAAAGTCTACAGATGAGGCAGCAACAGATAAGGGTAGTATGATCCAGAAGGCTGAAAGCTTGGCATTTAGAATTGAAGAGGAACTCTTTAAACTGTTTGGTGGAGTGAACAAGAAGTACAAGGAGCGAGGCAGATCTCTTCTGTTTAATCTAAAAGATAAAGGCAACCCTGAGTTAAGGTCGAGGGTCATATCTGGAGAACTTGCACCCGATCGCCTTTGTTCAATGACTGCGGAGGAACTTGCTTCCAAAGAGCTCTCAGAGTGGCGGTTGGCTAAAGCCGAAGAACATGAAAAAATGGTTGTCCTTCCTAACACTGAAGTTGATGTCAGGCGTTTAGTGAGGAAAACACACAAAGGAGAGTTCCAAGTTGAAATAGAAGAAACTGATGGTATTTCAGTGGAGGTTGAGCTTGGGGGTAATGTTCTATCTCATGTTCCATCAAAAGCTGTTGAAAGTGAAACAAAAACCAATGATGAAACAAGTACGGATGATAAAACTGGTGTAGAAGTTAAGGACAAGGGTTCTGATGGCATGTCACAAGATGAGGATGGTGGGACAGGTGACAATGATTCATCAGGCAATGTTGAATATATTGAAAATGAGAAGGCAGATCTTATTGATGAACTTATGGTGGATGACTTGAAAGACGCAGAGAATCTTCCACCAATTCCTTCGCTAGATGAATTCATGCTGGGGTTAGATTCTGAACCACCTTTTGAAAATTTATCAGTTGGGACCCCGCAAAAAGATCTCAGTGATTCTGATGAACCTAGCTCCACCTTAGATTCCGAGAAACTTCCTGAGACAGAAGATAAGCAGTCTGCACAAAAGAAGGCCAGATCTGAATCAGATGTGCCGGCTTTACAGGGTAAATCGGAGTCCAAGTCAGAATCACCCAAACAGAAGTCAGAATCACCCAAGCAGAAGGTTGGTTCAGAGTTGGTTCCTGATGTGCCACGCGATGGAGAGAAAATCAAATCCTCCCCAGAGAAAGTCGAATCTAAAGAACCTGCTGCTGCTAGTGCTAATATGTCGAATCCTGTTTCAACTGTGAACCATAAGACAACTGCTGTTCCTATGATTCGTGAGAGTATATGGGAGGGTGCGATTCAGCTTACTCTATCGTCACTCACGAATGTTGTTGCCATTTTCAAAAG TGGTGAAAAGCCATCTGGGAAAGAATGGAGTAGCTTAATTGAAATCAAGGGGAGAGTTAAACTTAGTGCTTTTCAAGATTTTCTCGAACAACTTCCCAAATCTAGGAGCCGCGCTATAATG GTAACTGAGCTGTGCTGGAAGGAGTGTTCGTCGGAGAGTGGCCGCCAACAACTCTCGCAG ACAATTGATTCATATATTGCAGATGAGAGAGTGGGACTAGCTGAGCCTGCAGATGGACTGGAGCTGTACCTGTGTCCCCCTCAAGGGAAAACTGTGGAGATTCTCTCCCAGCACCTGCCAAAGGAGCACTTGGGTGGTCTCGCTGTGGCAGAAACATCGATAATTGGAATCGTCGTCTGGCGGAGACCCAGCGTTCCTAGGGTGTCCTCCCATCAGAGGCATGATGGTTCCAAGAGGCAGTCAGCCCCAAGGAAACCCCAGGTTACCGGTTCTACTTCGGCCCATAGGCCCTCCGCGCCCCAGAACTCTCACGGCGTGCCACCAGGTTTTCCCAACCAGCAGCATCACCAGCACCAAGAGGAGGATGTAACTGATGACGATGTGCCCCCGGGCTTTGGGCCTGGCGTTGTTGCGCGCAGGGACGAAGACGATCTTCCTGAATTTAATTTTGTTAACCCTGCTGCTAATGTAACGACGCATGCCTTCAAGGGCCAACGGCATGTAGCACCGACCTCTGCTCGCCCAGTCGAGCAAATGAGGGAATTGGTTCAGAAGTATGGTAAAAGATCATCTGTTGAATCGCGTCCTTGGgctgacgacgacgacgatgatatACCAGAGTGGAACCCCATCCAGCAAAGTAGGCAGCCGCTGTCATTTACACCCACCCCGCAGCAACCActcccaccaccaccaccactaccgCCCATGCAGCAGATCCACCATGCGTACCAGCAGTACAACCCAAATGCAATGCAGCCTCTCCTTCCCCAGGTTGCAATGCAGTACAGCCTTAGTAGCCAGCAGCAGCTCCCTTTGGTCCAGCAGCAGCTTCAGCCTTCGCaaccatggcagcagcagcagcctaGTGCCTGGTGGCCGGCGACGGCGCAGCAGGGTGGGTCGGCCGCCGCCGGCTCTGCTGTTCCAGCGCCCCAGTATGGTGGTGTGATAATGCCTAATGGTAGCAGCGCCCAAGCTGGGAACCTAGGTGGCGCCCCCTGGGGACCGAGATAG
- the LOC125515800 gene encoding uncharacterized protein LOC125515800, with amino-acid sequence MASLALRPIMPATAAAASTTTTLNRARRGRSTLLRRRQPVTCMAESSGGGNSTVELAAGAAGLASCATVAWSLYTLKATGCGLPPGPGGSLGAAEGVSYLVVAGIVGWSLTTKVRTGSGLPAGPYGLLGAAEGVAYLTVVAIAAVFGLQFFQQGSLPGPLPSEQCFG; translated from the coding sequence ATGGCGTCGTTAGCCCTCAGGCCCATCATGCCAGCAACCGCGGCGGCCGCTTCCACGACCACAACTCTCAACCGCGCCCGCCGCGGCCGCTCCACCCTTCTCCGTCGCCGGCAGCCAGTCACGTGCATGGCCgagagcagcggcggcggcaacAGCACCGTGGAGCTGGCCGCCGGAGCGGCGGGGCTCGCGTCGTGCGCGACGGTGGCGTGGTCCCTCTACACGCTCAAGGCGACGGGCTGCGGCCTGCCCCCGGGCCCCGGCGGCTCGCTGGGCGCGGCGGAGGGCGTCAGCTACCTCGTGGTGGCGGGCATCGTCGGCTGGTCGCTCACCACCAAGGTGCGCACCGGGTCGGGACTCCCGGCCGGGCCCTACGGCCTACTCGGCGCCGCCGAGGGCGTCGCGTACCTCACCGTCGTCGCCATCGCCGCCGTGTTCGGGCTGCAGTTCTTCCAGCAGGGGTCGCTCCCGGGCCCGTTGCCGTCGGAGCAGTGCTTTGGTTGA